The following coding sequences are from one Mustela lutreola isolate mMusLut2 chromosome 5, mMusLut2.pri, whole genome shotgun sequence window:
- the LOC131831328 gene encoding protein CEBPZOS-like — protein MARSMERVAKKIFKGVLVAELLGVFGAYFLFNKMNTSQDFRQMMSKKFPFILEVYYKSIEQSGMYGVREQDQEKWLNSKN, from the coding sequence ATGGCCCGCTCTATGGAACGAGTGGCAAAGAAGATCTTTAAAGGAGTTTTAGTAGCTGAACTCTTGGGCGTTTTTGgagcatattttttatttaataagatGAACACAAGCCAAGATTTCAGGCAAATGATGAGCAAGAAATTTCCCTTCATCTTGGAAGTTTATTACAAATCCATTGAACAGTCTGGAATGTATGGAGTCAGAGAGCAAGATCAAGAAAAATGGTTGAATAGCAAAAATTAG